A segment of the bacterium genome:
AGCGTTTTAAACATAGACATCTCATGTTCTTTGAGCGGGGCAAACTTGTTGCTATATGTCCAGCAGCTGAGGTAAAGCGTGAAGATGGGGTCTGGCTGGTTTCACATCCCGGTGCATCGTTTGACGGTATAATAACCTCAACGAGAAGCGGCATTTCTGAAGCGCTGAAGTTGGTGGATGCGCTTATAAACTTTGCAAGACAAAAGGGATACAAAGGCATAGAGTTGACGCGTCCGCCATGGATTTATTACAAATTGCCGGAAAACCATATAGATTTTGCTCTCTTTGTGTCAGGAGGCATATATAAGAAAAGAGAGTTGACATCAGTCGTTCGTTTATATAATTCGATTGACGAAAACCTTAGACTTTTTAAGACTACCGCCCGAACTGCCATGCGCAAAGCGAAAAAATCGGGCATAAAAATTGAGATTACGAATAAATGGGAAGAATTTTACACGCTATTAGAGAGAAACCTTAAACTTAGACATGGAGTAAAACCCACGCATACTCTTAGCGAAATATATAAATTAACATCGCTTCTCCCCGATAAAATCATTCTGTTCGGCGCATTCATAGAGGAAAAGATGATAGCGGGCTCGACTATATTCATATGCAACAAGCAAACATTGCTATCATTTTATATAACTCAGGATTACGACCATCAAAATCTAAGGCCACTGAACCTGACCTTCGCGGAGATTATGCGGTGGGGGATAAATCGAGGCTACAGTTGGCTGGATTTCGGAACATACACCCTTAACAACATTCCCAATCTTGGTCTTGCACGGTTCAAAGAATCACTTGGTGCGCGAGGTATATTCCGAGATACAATTATGTTAAAATTATAATATATATGGATAGTAAACTCCCCTAACAACGGGCGGCGCTGGAGATAGCGTTCGAAGATACACATCCAAAGGCAACGCTATAACATCCCAATCAATATGTGGTGAGCTTGATGGGTCACCATCACCATCGAGGTTTAAAACAGCATCATATACAGTAACTCCACTGTCGGGCGAATTAATTCCATGAGCGGTCCAGGAGTATGTGGTCCAACCTGTATGACCTACTCCTCTTATAGGATAGGTACGAAAACCAACACCAAGATAAAGTTCAGGCAATGCTATTCCCATATTCCCGGCGAAGGCTGAAAATATAAGCGCCATGTCAT
Coding sequences within it:
- a CDS encoding GNAT family N-acetyltransferase, with amino-acid sequence VEYKETYRNLWEQFVDDSNNGTLFAYQKFFDYHPKERFKHRHLMFFERGKLVAICPAAEVKREDGVWLVSHPGASFDGIITSTRSGISEALKLVDALINFARQKGYKGIELTRPPWIYYKLPENHIDFALFVSGGIYKKRELTSVVRLYNSIDENLRLFKTTARTAMRKAKKSGIKIEITNKWEEFYTLLERNLKLRHGVKPTHTLSEIYKLTSLLPDKIILFGAFIEEKMIAGSTIFICNKQTLLSFYITQDYDHQNLRPLNLTFAEIMRWGINRGYSWLDFGTYTLNNIPNLGLARFKESLGARGIFRDTIMLKL